The genome window CAGCTCCGTCGGTCGGCGGGTCGACGCTCGAGGACGCATGGGACGAATCCTCCCACGAAGACATCGAACCGTCACCGTCTCTGTCCGACGACCGCTTCGATTCAGAACCGTTCGAGGCCGACGAAACGGCGGTCGACGCCGATTCGTTCGACGCCTGGTCCACTCCTGAAACGGACGTTGAGACGTCGTTCGACGACACGTCCGACTTCGACGATACGTCCGATCTGGACGTTTCGTTCGATCCCACACCGGAGACGGAGGTCTCGCTCGACGACGAATCGAACCGTGTCTCGCTCGAATCGTCCGACCAACCGATTGACGAACGAACCCCAGACCGTGAGTCAGACGAGGATCCTCGAGCATCTCTCGAAGGCGACGACACATTCGAGAACGGACACCCAGACGAACTCGAGGAGCCCGACGCAGTCACACCGCAAGCGGACCCATCGGACGAACTCGAGTCAGCCGGGTCGAACGTCGAAAGCGACCGCGAGTCGACCGACCCGGATTCCAGCGTCGAGTCTCCGTCACTCGACGACGAGTTCGGGGACGTTCCAACGGAGGTGTTCGAACTCGAGGACGACTCGAGCGACTCGTTCGAGGAGACGTTCGGTGCTGATGCCCTTTCAGGCGTAGACTCCACCGGCGAGTGGAACACGGCTGCTGACTCGACGAGTACCTCATCCGAAGACGCCCGCAATGCCGAGACGGCCGATGCCGAGGCTCCCCGAGTAATCGAAGAGCCGAGCCTCGAGATTCCGGACATTACCGTCCCGGAGTCGGTCGGTCGAACCGACGACGAGCCGACCGCCGACGAGATCCAGTCGGTCCGGGTAGACGTCGAACAGATCGACGACCTGCTGAACCTGGTCGAAGGTCTCGTCACGACTCGCGTCCGGCTCCGGCATGCGGTCGAAACCGACCTCGACCGTAGGGTGCTCGAGACCGAAATCGACGGCCTCGAGAAACTGGTGACCGACCTCCAGGGGACGGTGATGGACGTCAGGCTCGTCCCGCTCGAGACGATCGCGAACCGACTTCCACGAGTCGTTCGGGATGTCGCCCGCGAACAGGAGAAAACGGTCGCCTTCGAGATGGACGGCACCGACGTCGAACTCGACCGGGGGATCCTCGATCGTCTCCGTGATCCACTGATCCACCTGGTCCGCAACGCCGTCGATCACGGGATCGAACCACCGACGGCCCGAGAGGCGGCTGGCAAACCCCGCGAAGGGAGCATCGAGGTGTCTGCCAGTCGCGACCGCGATCAGGTGACGATCACGGTTTCCGACGACGGTCGTGGTCTCGATGTCGACGATCTGCGCTCGGAAGCCGTCCAAACCGGCGTCCTCGAGGCCGAGGAGGCGGCCGCAATGTCCGACGACGAGGCGTACGACCTGGCGTTCCACCCGGGGCTCTCGACGGCCGAGGAGGTAACCGACGTCAGCGGTCGTGGCGTCGGGATGGACGTCGTCGAACGGATGATCGATACGCTCGATGGAACGATTTCGATCGATAGCGAACTCGGCGAGGGGACGATGGTGACGATGACGCTTCCCGTCTCGATCGCGATCGACGACGTTCTGTTCGTCGAGAGCGGCGGCGAGACGTTCGGCGTTCCTACCACGGCGGTTCACGACGTCGAGTCCGTCGCCGACATCGAGGTGGTCGACGGCGAACGCGTCCTCCCCGTCGAGGACGAGGCCTATCCGGTGGTCGAACTCGACGACGCCCTCGAGACGCCGATGGGCGGTTCGGACGGCGGAATGCTGATTCGGGTCCGCGAGGACGTCAGACCCGTGGCGTTGCAGTGTGATCGAGTCGGCGACCAGCAGGAAGTCGTCGTCAAACCCTTCGAAGGCTTCATGGCCGACATCCCGGGTCTCAGCGGTGCGACGGTTCGAGGCCGGGGCGAAGTCGTCCCAATCCTAGACGTAACGACACTATGAACGAACACAACATCCAACGGAGCACACAATGACGTTGATGGTCGACATACGAAAGCTGAGTTTCATAAACGAGATGGCAAAGGTCGGGACGAACGGCGTCGCCGACAACATGACCAAACTGACCGGCGAAGACGCCCGGATGGAGGTGACGAAAACCAACTTCATCGACGTCGACGATCTGGACTCACAACTCGAGCCCGGCAAGCGCGTGGGCGTCCGAGTCAGGTTACTCGACCCGCCGTACGGGCACATCCTCGTCCTTTTCCCGGAGGCGAGCGCAAAGAAGATCACGGCGATCATGCTGAACGACGTCGTCGACGACATGTCGAACGTCTCGGGCAAGATGGCCAGAAGCGCCGTCGAAGAGATGGGGAACATGATGGCGAGTGGCTTCATCGACGGCTGGGCTGACGTGCTCGGCCGGGTGATCGACGTTCCTGCCCCGCAACTCGTCTACGCACCCGCAGGCGAGATCGTGACGCGGACTGCCGGGCTCGGTGACGACGACCTCGCGTTGTTTTTCGATTCGGACCTGACGGTCCCGAGCTACCAGATCGAAGCCGAAATCTACGCGTTCCCCGACTTGGAGGAGTTCGTCGAGATGATCAACGAACTCGACGTCCAGACCGCATGAAACTCGACGTCAGCGTCCTCGGAACGTTCTACCGGATGGCTCGAGAGGGAGCGGGACTCGCTGCGGGTCGGTTGACGCACATGACCGGCGTCGAAACCAGAGTCGGCGTGACGAAACTCAACTTCATGCGAGGCCGGGAGATTCGCCGGGAGCTCGCTGACGGTTCGGCGCTGGTCGGCGTTAGAGTCGAGTTGGCAGGTGCGATCGACGGCCACTCGATGGTCGTCTTCGACCGCGATGACGCCGGTCGAATCGTCGAGGGACTGCTCAGCGAGGCAATGACCGATGGGGCGACCGACACCGACGCCGACACCGACGCCTTCGATCGGATGAGTCAGAGCGCTGTTACCGAGGTCGGTCAGGTGATGAACAGCGGGTTCGTCGACGGCTGGGCGGATGTCCTCGAGTCGGTCATCGACGTTTCGACGCCAGCGTTCGTCGAAGGGGACTCCGCCGAACCGTTTCTCGACGACCTCGAGAACGCTCCTGCGGCCGACGATCTCGCGTTGCTCTTTCAGAGTCGAATCGAGACCGTCGACGCCGAAATCGAGTTCGATCACTATCTCTTCCCGGACCGGGAGTCGATGGCCGCGCTCCTCGATCGACTCCGCACCAGCGAGGGGATCGACTACGACAAACTGGACGGCTTCGATCGAATGGCCGAACGCGGGGCCGAAGAGATGGCCGACACAGCGACGAAACTGACGGGTATCGAGACGAGCATCGAGATCCGCCGGCTGAACTTCGTCTCGCTCGAGGCGATCCCCCAGCAGGTACCCGACGAGACGCTCGTCGGCATCGCCTTCGAGTTCGACGGCGTGCCAAGCGGATATCTGCTCTTTCTGTTCGACGAAGCCTCGGCCCACGAGATCGTCGACGCGATGGTCCCGATGGACGTCGACGACGATGGTTTCGACGAGATGGGCCGCAGCGCGATCATGGAACTCGGAAACATCATGGCGAGTGGATTCTTAGACGGCTGGGCGAACGTCCTCGATACGACGATCGACCACTCGACGCCGGAGTTCGTCCACGACATCGGCACCGCGGCGGTCGATCCCGTCGTCGTCGGTCTCGGTGCAAATCAGGAGTACGCGTTCGTCTTCGACACGCACGTCGTCGCCGACGAACACGCATTCGACTGCGAGGTCTACGCCATCCCCGACGAATCCGACCTCGAGCGTGCCCTGAACGACCTCGAGGTCGATCGGATCGAGGAGACGCCGACGACCGCACAGTTCCAGGAACTCGATCAGTCATGAAGACCTACGGCACCGAACCCGGCGCACCGACCCCGGTCCAGATCGGTATTTCCGAACTGGCGGTCAGCGACGGCGACGATACCCTCAAATCCTACGGCCTCGGTTCGTGTATCGCGATTGCACTGTACGACCCCGACAGTGAAATCGGCGGTCTCGCACACGCGATGTTGCCCGATGGCGATGCGGTCGCGAACAGCGACCGAAAACCCGGTAAGTACGCCGACACCGCGATCCGGGCCCTCCTCCGTCGTATGGTCGAACGTGGCGCAAGTTATACCTCCGTCGAGGCAAAACTCGCCGGCGGCAGCGACATGTTCGAGTTCGATAGCTTCGGCGACGGCGTCGGCGAGCGAAACGCCGCCGCAGCCAGAGCCGAACTCGAGAAACTCGGCGTGCCGGTTGTGGCCGAAGACATCGGCGGCCAGCACGGTCGAACCGTGAAGTTCACCCCCGGGACGGGAGAACTCGTCGTCAAGACGGCCGACGAAGACGAACACGGGGTGACCGTCCTGTGAGCGACTCCCTCGACACCGTTCTCGCGTTCGTCGAGAACGAACTCTCGTTCGCAACGAGCCACTACAACGACAGTTATCTCGATCGTCGAGTCTCTTCACGGATTCGTCGAACCGGCAGCGACGACTACGACGACTACTTCGAGTTGCTCCGGGACGATCCGGACGAACAGACGGCGCTGGTCGAGTCGATGAGCATCAACGTCACCGGCTTCTTTCGCAACCCCGAGGTCTGGACTGGTATCCGCGAGGTGTTTCGCGACCTC of Natrarchaeobaculum sulfurireducens contains these proteins:
- a CDS encoding chemotaxis protein CheD, whose product is MKTYGTEPGAPTPVQIGISELAVSDGDDTLKSYGLGSCIAIALYDPDSEIGGLAHAMLPDGDAVANSDRKPGKYADTAIRALLRRMVERGASYTSVEAKLAGGSDMFEFDSFGDGVGERNAAAARAELEKLGVPVVAEDIGGQHGRTVKFTPGTGELVVKTADEDEHGVTVL
- a CDS encoding chemotaxis protein CheC; the encoded protein is MTLMVDIRKLSFINEMAKVGTNGVADNMTKLTGEDARMEVTKTNFIDVDDLDSQLEPGKRVGVRVRLLDPPYGHILVLFPEASAKKITAIMLNDVVDDMSNVSGKMARSAVEEMGNMMASGFIDGWADVLGRVIDVPAPQLVYAPAGEIVTRTAGLGDDDLALFFDSDLTVPSYQIEAEIYAFPDLEEFVEMINELDVQTA
- a CDS encoding chemotaxis protein CheC, with translation MKLDVSVLGTFYRMAREGAGLAAGRLTHMTGVETRVGVTKLNFMRGREIRRELADGSALVGVRVELAGAIDGHSMVVFDRDDAGRIVEGLLSEAMTDGATDTDADTDAFDRMSQSAVTEVGQVMNSGFVDGWADVLESVIDVSTPAFVEGDSAEPFLDDLENAPAADDLALLFQSRIETVDAEIEFDHYLFPDRESMAALLDRLRTSEGIDYDKLDGFDRMAERGAEEMADTATKLTGIETSIEIRRLNFVSLEAIPQQVPDETLVGIAFEFDGVPSGYLLFLFDEASAHEIVDAMVPMDVDDDGFDEMGRSAIMELGNIMASGFLDGWANVLDTTIDHSTPEFVHDIGTAAVDPVVVGLGANQEYAFVFDTHVVADEHAFDCEVYAIPDESDLERALNDLEVDRIEETPTTAQFQELDQS
- a CDS encoding chemotaxis protein CheA; the encoded protein is MSDHWDFVRESNERITQLNNELLALEREPDDEEAMRDVFRIAHTLKGNFGAAGFDAASDLAHAIEDLLEAARAGRIDVTPDLMDVVFDAVDELEAMVREVESSGELDADPESTIRTIRAYLERETRSGATTVDPLTAAEIDTVLSSLEPPAADHDAYLVRFAVQEGDTGDVANGALVVDALVDAFDVLGIDPERDAIEAGRYGGQLDVVFAGAVGNSSIAAALEPIDEIADFEIVDVTDRFDDLAEVDAEGSTGSAAETAISTDDARELEVDELLEAFDEYDDLDEKVREVEGDDDLEVFDEMGDAGSFDDLFDDADIEPEIGPDELDSPTDDSQASQEPATETESAETDDVDDAEAVFAELKEEVDPVGFDELQDELAELEFDEFGEEEVSMDELLGDELDDSLEHEASETDVPLESDPASTDGALEDELTDFDELFESDEADQAHLFGGDEADDGDVAVDDESTRDVDVVADEPVDDEPAESVTADHEESEDATPEPAFTFDNIAIDNGEADGATDSSADGSSSPGDDHVDEPSDDWIEAGDVDPDLEDAESLAPSIDEPASGDDHGFGVPDDEPTAPSVGGSTLEDAWDESSHEDIEPSPSLSDDRFDSEPFEADETAVDADSFDAWSTPETDVETSFDDTSDFDDTSDLDVSFDPTPETEVSLDDESNRVSLESSDQPIDERTPDRESDEDPRASLEGDDTFENGHPDELEEPDAVTPQADPSDELESAGSNVESDRESTDPDSSVESPSLDDEFGDVPTEVFELEDDSSDSFEETFGADALSGVDSTGEWNTAADSTSTSSEDARNAETADAEAPRVIEEPSLEIPDITVPESVGRTDDEPTADEIQSVRVDVEQIDDLLNLVEGLVTTRVRLRHAVETDLDRRVLETEIDGLEKLVTDLQGTVMDVRLVPLETIANRLPRVVRDVAREQEKTVAFEMDGTDVELDRGILDRLRDPLIHLVRNAVDHGIEPPTAREAAGKPREGSIEVSASRDRDQVTITVSDDGRGLDVDDLRSEAVQTGVLEAEEAAAMSDDEAYDLAFHPGLSTAEEVTDVSGRGVGMDVVERMIDTLDGTISIDSELGEGTMVTMTLPVSIAIDDVLFVESGGETFGVPTTAVHDVESVADIEVVDGERVLPVEDEAYPVVELDDALETPMGGSDGGMLIRVREDVRPVALQCDRVGDQQEVVVKPFEGFMADIPGLSGATVRGRGEVVPILDVTTL